A genome region from Solirubrobacter pauli includes the following:
- a CDS encoding M48 family metallopeptidase, whose product MLALVIGVGLIAAPIIGWANGTGNIWLTITAIFLGGSILYAIVPRRSRFEPPGLRLTDAEAPGLLGMIREEAEAVDEPPVDDVYLTMEINAAVTQASKGRRVMIVGLPLVELLSERELRGVIAHEFGHYRGGDLKAGPFIWRTRAAIGRTIDQLSEDDGDESWTQRLVRLPFIWYGKAFMRITAAISRREEFAADRCAVERVGRDALISMLHRIRGGAAAFDAYWHNEVVPVLQVGRRPPVAEGFKRFMADEQVRESTDSFVADQLKAKSDPYDSHPSLAERIAAVEGLPADDQGDSTPAIGLIRDPQALERRVMEGILGEDAAQFEPVDWDEVGVEVYGVRARASVEQFADFLDGVTIGTVPDAVDRIPATAYELVERDTDQQPYAEEALTSVLGDAVLVSLKEHGWELHAPPAEPVSAARGDTSLLPMHLVHALRDGKLSADEWRERMGELGVADLPLGARAHVA is encoded by the coding sequence GTGCTGGCCCTCGTCATCGGCGTCGGCCTGATCGCCGCGCCGATCATCGGTTGGGCCAATGGCACCGGGAACATCTGGTTGACCATCACCGCCATCTTCCTCGGCGGGTCGATCCTGTACGCGATCGTCCCGCGGCGCAGCCGGTTCGAGCCGCCGGGGCTCCGGCTCACGGACGCCGAGGCACCGGGCCTGCTGGGCATGATCCGCGAGGAGGCGGAGGCGGTCGACGAGCCGCCCGTCGACGACGTCTACCTGACGATGGAGATCAACGCGGCGGTCACGCAGGCCTCCAAGGGCCGGCGGGTCATGATCGTGGGGCTCCCGCTCGTGGAGCTGCTGTCCGAGCGGGAGCTGCGGGGCGTGATCGCGCACGAGTTCGGCCACTACCGCGGCGGCGACCTCAAGGCGGGCCCGTTCATCTGGCGCACCCGCGCCGCGATCGGGCGGACGATCGACCAGCTGAGCGAGGACGACGGCGACGAGTCGTGGACGCAGCGGCTCGTCCGGCTGCCGTTCATCTGGTACGGCAAGGCGTTCATGCGCATCACCGCCGCGATCTCGCGCCGCGAGGAGTTCGCGGCCGACCGGTGCGCCGTCGAGCGGGTGGGTCGCGACGCGCTGATCTCGATGCTGCACCGCATCCGCGGCGGCGCCGCGGCGTTCGACGCGTACTGGCACAACGAGGTCGTCCCGGTGCTCCAGGTCGGCCGCCGCCCGCCCGTCGCCGAGGGCTTCAAGCGCTTCATGGCCGACGAGCAGGTCCGCGAGTCGACCGACTCGTTCGTCGCCGACCAGCTGAAGGCGAAGTCCGACCCGTACGACTCGCATCCCTCGCTGGCGGAGCGGATCGCCGCGGTCGAGGGCCTGCCGGCCGACGACCAGGGCGACTCGACGCCCGCGATCGGTCTGATCCGCGACCCGCAGGCGCTCGAGCGGCGCGTGATGGAAGGGATCCTCGGCGAGGACGCCGCCCAGTTCGAGCCGGTCGACTGGGACGAGGTCGGCGTCGAGGTCTACGGCGTCCGCGCTCGCGCGAGCGTCGAGCAGTTCGCGGACTTTCTCGACGGCGTGACGATCGGGACGGTCCCCGACGCGGTCGACCGGATCCCCGCGACGGCCTACGAGCTCGTCGAGCGGGACACGGACCAGCAGCCCTACGCCGAGGAGGCGCTGACGTCCGTGCTCGGCGACGCCGTGCTCGTCTCGCTCAAGGAGCACGGCTGGGAGCTGCACGCCCCGCCGGCCGAGCCGGTCAGCGCCGCGCGCGGCGACACCTCGCTGCTGCCGATGCACCTGGTGCACGCGCTGCGCGACGGCAAGCTCTCCGCCGACGAGTGGCGGGAGCGCATGGGCGAGCTCGGCGTGGCGGACCTGCCGCTGGGCGCCCGCGCGCACGTGGCTTAA
- a CDS encoding Stp1/IreP family PP2C-type Ser/Thr phosphatase, whose product MLRIAEHWHGSDLGLQRTGNEDNYFVRAPLFVVADGMGGAQAGEVASEMAVESFAPGLPDGGSPGEGLRRIIEEANRSIHERSRTQSGRHGMGTTVTAAYVGESTVTVAHVGDSRCYLLRDGELRRITKDHSLVQELIDREKLTEEQAETHPQRSVITRALGPEPSVQVDVFEEPARAGDLFMVCSDGLTAMVREPELKALLADQERSLTDLGRALIAAANDAGGRDNITIILFRIEEVAVGGSTLDQPTEAYEIPHDGETNEYQTFTGEAVSEPRQGVSRPTGHTRTGDEAVAREAAYRASGTVALSAVRPRAQPIDEEEEERPHAPPRREPASKRRRLRLFSPGKLIVLGCLVGLLAAFWLATRQVYFVGVDETRGEVTLYHGLPYDLPLGIELYQPVRHSGVTIQSVPTARRTTFTDHKLRSKDDAESLVKDLEDGKIS is encoded by the coding sequence ATGCTGCGAATCGCTGAGCATTGGCACGGGTCGGACCTCGGCCTGCAGCGCACGGGCAACGAAGACAACTACTTCGTGCGTGCGCCGTTGTTCGTCGTCGCCGACGGCATGGGCGGCGCCCAGGCCGGCGAGGTCGCGTCGGAGATGGCGGTCGAGTCGTTCGCGCCCGGCCTGCCCGACGGCGGCTCGCCCGGCGAAGGCCTCAGGCGGATCATCGAGGAGGCCAACCGGTCCATCCACGAGCGCTCGCGGACCCAGTCCGGGCGCCACGGCATGGGCACGACCGTGACCGCCGCCTACGTCGGCGAGAGCACCGTGACGGTCGCGCACGTCGGCGACTCGCGCTGCTACCTGCTGCGCGACGGCGAGCTGCGCCGGATCACGAAGGACCACTCGCTCGTGCAGGAGCTGATCGACCGCGAGAAGCTCACGGAGGAGCAGGCGGAGACGCACCCGCAGCGATCCGTGATCACCCGCGCGCTCGGCCCGGAGCCCAGCGTGCAGGTCGACGTCTTCGAGGAGCCCGCGCGCGCCGGCGACCTGTTCATGGTCTGCTCGGACGGCCTGACGGCGATGGTCCGCGAGCCGGAGCTCAAGGCCCTGCTGGCCGACCAGGAGCGCTCGCTCACGGATCTCGGCCGCGCGCTGATCGCGGCCGCCAACGACGCCGGCGGCCGCGACAACATCACGATCATCCTCTTCCGGATCGAAGAGGTCGCCGTGGGCGGCTCGACGCTCGACCAGCCGACCGAGGCCTACGAGATCCCGCACGACGGCGAGACGAACGAGTACCAGACGTTCACCGGCGAGGCCGTCTCCGAGCCGCGCCAGGGCGTCAGCCGGCCGACCGGGCACACGCGGACCGGCGACGAGGCCGTCGCCCGCGAGGCCGCCTACCGCGCCTCCGGCACCGTCGCGCTCTCCGCGGTGCGTCCGCGCGCGCAGCCGATCGATGAAGAGGAGGAAGAGCGCCCGCACGCGCCTCCGCGCCGCGAGCCGGCGTCCAAGAGACGGCGCCTGCGGCTCTTCTCACCCGGGAAGCTGATCGTCCTGGGATGCCTCGTCGGCCTGCTGGCCGCGTTCTGGCTCGCCACCCGGCAGGTGTACTTCGTCGGAGTGGACGAGACCCGCGGAGAGGTGACGCTCTACCACGGGTTGCCGTACGACCTCCCGCTCGGCATCGAGCTCTATCAGCCGGTCCGTCACTCGGGCGTGACGATCCAGAGCGTGCCCACGGCGCGCCGGACGACGTTCACGGACCACAAGCTGCGCTCCAAGGACGACGCCGAGTCGCTCGTCAAGGACCTCGAAGACGGCAAGATCTCCTGA
- a CDS encoding FhaA domain-containing protein, which yields MSVLRNLESKLAGLVEGTFSRAFKSEVRPVEIARKLTKEMDEHKVQSLSRVYAPNEYAVWLSKQDRQQFEGYEEELASELAGYLLEHARSERIALMTSPQITFRTDERLRLGEFGIQARLVKPPAREQDAPSQGDEGHTQVYSASARLSEPLREPHPQRGEARLHVEHGGSVTVSARGAVLGRSRDCDVVLDDANVSRRHAEVRPSGGSWIVNDLGSTNGIKVNGRRVDGPQSIRHGDVIELGTSRVTFELE from the coding sequence ATGAGCGTACTGCGCAACCTCGAATCCAAGCTCGCCGGGCTCGTCGAGGGCACGTTCTCCCGTGCCTTCAAGTCCGAGGTGCGGCCTGTGGAGATCGCGCGCAAGCTCACGAAGGAGATGGACGAGCACAAGGTGCAGTCGCTCTCCCGCGTCTACGCGCCGAACGAGTACGCGGTATGGCTGTCCAAGCAGGACCGCCAGCAGTTCGAGGGCTACGAGGAGGAGCTGGCCAGTGAGCTCGCCGGCTACCTGCTCGAGCACGCGCGCAGCGAGCGGATCGCGCTGATGACGAGCCCGCAGATCACCTTCCGCACCGACGAGCGGCTGCGGCTCGGCGAGTTCGGCATCCAGGCGCGGCTCGTCAAGCCGCCCGCCCGCGAGCAGGACGCGCCCAGCCAGGGCGACGAGGGCCACACGCAGGTGTACTCGGCGTCCGCCCGGCTGTCGGAGCCGCTGCGCGAGCCGCACCCGCAGCGGGGCGAGGCGCGCCTGCACGTCGAGCACGGCGGCAGCGTCACGGTGTCGGCGCGTGGCGCGGTGCTCGGCCGCAGCCGCGACTGCGACGTCGTGCTCGACGACGCGAACGTCTCCCGCCGCCACGCCGAGGTGCGGCCGTCCGGCGGATCCTGGATCGTCAACGACCTGGGCTCGACCAACGGCATCAAGGTCAACGGCCGCCGCGTCGACGGCCCGCAGTCGATCCGCCACGGCGACGTGATCGAGCTCGGGACCTCCCGCGTCACCTTCGAGCTGGAGTAG
- the gyrA gene encoding DNA gyrase subunit A has product MSATIQGGNIEPRGLEEEMRSSYLDYAMSVIVGRALPDVRDGLKPVHRRALFSMNENGLQPNRPYVKSARIVGDVMGKYHPHGDSAIYDTIVRMAQDFSLRYPLVDGQGNFGSVDDDPAAAMRYTEARLAPIARELLRDLDSDTVDFGPNYDGSEQEPLVLPSRFPNLLVNGSSGIAVGMATNIPPHNLKETIAATIAFIDNPDIDTTGLMQYMKGPDFPTGGVILGLSGIRDAYETGRGRVRVRATAHYEQIRGNREAIVVTELPFMVKKGGDGGVIRKIAELVAEKKLTEISDVQDHSDRNGMRVVIELKRDANPKVVLNKLYKHTPMQTTFGVNMVSLVENVPRLLGLKDVIKYYVRHQREVIVRRSKHELKGLERRVHVLEGLLIALDHIDEIIALIRRSRDRDTARTGLMENFELSYVQAQAILELRLQQLTGLEADTLRQEHADKMERIRELKELLGNEDMVLELIKTELTEVSERYGDERRTKIAPSEDDIDIEDLIADQQMVISITNSGYIKSLPLATYRAQRRGGVGIIGMDMKDEDFIEHLFVSSTHDYLLFFTNRGKVYRSKVYDLPEMSRTSKGRYLGNVLPLREGERVQSVLATRDFSEAPYVMFATRNGTVKKTAFQAYNTPIRADGIIAINIREDDELVAVRRVDEDDEILIVSHAGLAVRFKESDARAMGRDTSGVRGMDVADKDNYVLAMDVARPGQDLLVVTEGGYGKRTSVEEYRLTSRGAKGVKTITFTEAKGMLAGALVVREHEELVFISQNGMVQRTSVRGINRYGRASQGVKVMNLREGDAVSAIALVVESESSTTAAVPDEELPIQIDVDQPTDVEAAIDSVEAGPVDDEGEAVNPADPTEDSLLDQPESDSEDLEP; this is encoded by the coding sequence ATGTCAGCAACGATCCAAGGCGGAAACATCGAGCCGCGCGGGCTCGAGGAGGAGATGCGCTCCTCCTACCTGGACTACGCGATGTCCGTCATTGTCGGGCGCGCGCTGCCCGACGTCCGCGACGGCCTGAAGCCCGTCCACCGCCGCGCGCTGTTCTCGATGAACGAGAACGGCCTGCAGCCGAACCGCCCGTACGTGAAGTCGGCCCGCATCGTCGGCGACGTCATGGGCAAGTACCACCCGCACGGCGACTCGGCGATCTACGACACGATCGTCCGCATGGCGCAGGACTTCTCCCTGCGCTACCCGCTGGTGGACGGCCAGGGCAACTTCGGCTCCGTCGACGACGACCCGGCCGCCGCCATGCGGTACACGGAGGCCCGGCTCGCGCCGATCGCCCGTGAGCTGCTGCGCGACCTGGACTCGGACACGGTCGACTTCGGTCCGAACTACGACGGGTCCGAGCAGGAGCCGCTCGTCCTGCCGTCGCGGTTCCCGAACCTGCTCGTCAACGGGTCGTCGGGCATCGCCGTCGGCATGGCGACGAACATCCCGCCGCACAACCTGAAGGAGACGATCGCCGCGACGATCGCCTTCATCGACAACCCGGACATCGACACCACCGGGCTGATGCAGTACATGAAGGGCCCGGACTTCCCGACCGGCGGCGTGATCCTCGGCCTGAGCGGCATCCGCGACGCGTACGAGACCGGCCGTGGCCGCGTCCGCGTCCGCGCGACCGCCCACTACGAGCAGATCCGTGGCAACCGCGAGGCGATCGTGGTCACCGAGCTGCCGTTCATGGTCAAGAAGGGCGGCGACGGCGGCGTCATCCGCAAGATCGCCGAGCTGGTGGCGGAGAAGAAGCTCACCGAGATCTCCGACGTCCAGGACCACTCGGACCGCAACGGCATGCGGGTCGTGATCGAGCTCAAGCGCGACGCGAACCCCAAGGTCGTGCTCAACAAGCTCTACAAGCACACGCCGATGCAGACCACGTTCGGCGTGAACATGGTCTCGCTCGTCGAGAACGTGCCGCGCCTGCTGGGGCTCAAGGACGTCATCAAGTACTACGTCCGGCACCAGCGCGAGGTCATCGTCCGGCGCTCGAAGCACGAGCTCAAGGGCCTCGAGCGCCGCGTCCACGTGCTCGAGGGCTTGCTGATCGCGCTCGACCACATCGACGAGATCATCGCCCTCATCCGCCGTTCGCGTGACCGCGACACCGCGCGGACCGGGCTGATGGAGAACTTCGAGCTCTCCTACGTGCAGGCGCAGGCCATCCTCGAGCTCCGCCTCCAGCAGCTGACCGGCCTCGAGGCCGACACGCTGCGCCAGGAGCACGCGGACAAGATGGAGCGGATCCGCGAGCTCAAGGAGCTGCTCGGCAACGAGGACATGGTCCTCGAGCTGATCAAGACCGAGCTCACCGAGGTCTCCGAGCGCTACGGCGACGAGCGGCGCACGAAGATCGCGCCGTCCGAGGACGACATCGACATCGAGGACCTGATCGCCGACCAGCAGATGGTCATCTCGATCACGAACTCGGGCTACATCAAGTCCCTGCCGCTCGCGACCTACCGCGCCCAGCGCCGCGGTGGCGTCGGGATCATCGGCATGGACATGAAGGACGAGGACTTCATCGAGCATCTGTTCGTGTCCTCGACGCACGACTACCTGCTGTTCTTCACGAACCGCGGCAAGGTCTACCGGTCCAAGGTCTACGACCTGCCGGAGATGTCGCGCACGTCGAAGGGCCGGTACCTCGGCAACGTCCTGCCGCTCCGCGAGGGCGAGCGGGTCCAGTCCGTGCTCGCGACCCGGGACTTCTCCGAGGCCCCGTACGTGATGTTCGCCACCCGCAACGGCACGGTGAAGAAGACGGCGTTCCAGGCGTACAACACGCCGATCCGCGCCGACGGCATCATCGCCATCAACATCCGCGAGGACGACGAGCTCGTCGCGGTGCGGCGGGTGGACGAGGACGACGAGATCCTGATCGTCTCGCACGCCGGCCTGGCCGTGCGCTTCAAGGAGTCCGACGCCCGCGCGATGGGCCGCGACACCAGCGGTGTGCGCGGCATGGACGTGGCCGACAAGGACAACTACGTGCTGGCGATGGACGTAGCGCGGCCCGGTCAGGACCTGCTGGTCGTGACCGAGGGCGGCTACGGCAAGCGCACGTCGGTCGAGGAATACCGGCTCACGTCCCGCGGCGCCAAGGGCGTGAAGACGATCACGTTCACCGAGGCCAAGGGCATGCTCGCCGGCGCGCTCGTGGTCCGGGAGCACGAGGAGCTCGTGTTCATCTCCCAGAACGGCATGGTGCAGCGCACCTCCGTGCGCGGCATCAACCGCTACGGTCGCGCGTCCCAGGGCGTGAAGGTGATGAACCTGCGCGAGGGCGACGCCGTGTCGGCGATCGCGCTGGTCGTCGAGAGCGAGTCGTCCACCACCGCCGCGGTGCCGGACGAGGAGCTGCCGATCCAGATCGACGTCGATCAGCCCACGGACGTCGAGGCCGCGATCGACTCGGTCGAGGCCGGCCCGGTCGACGACGAGGGCGAGGCCGTCAACCCGGCCGATCCCACCGAGGACTCGCTGCTAGATCAGCCCGAGAGCGATTCGGAAGACCTCGAGCCGTAA
- a CDS encoding serine/threonine-protein kinase, which yields MEITDELPATLSADLVLNRYRLGQRLGAGGFGTVYAATDERLQRAVAVKVIPSGGGGDPTRAQREALAAGRLDHPGIVAIFDAGQDSQARYLVSELVYGRTVDDLSADGLLSDRDVLRIGLALCSALSHAHERGVVHRDVKPQNVLIPDAPRSAAGVAKLADFGVAHLAGDEPLTRTGDVVGTLAYMAPEQAEGKRIDHRCDLYSLALVLYEALAGVNPVRAGSPAATAKRLGSVLPPLKRARKDLPPELCAAIDRALRPKPAERGTLDELADALSDTLDDVSDEGGTVALPYDDTALELPRGVARGLAAAAAGGLCAGALAWAEQPVLPALAAVAAVALLPRLGWLVVAAATLATLSVERPGAALLAGLALVPVPALLRRHGTTWTLPAAAPLLGLATLALAYPALAGRARTWFARAALGALGAWWTLLAAPLVERDLLAGPPERTPATVEQAADRVLGPLLESGALLYAALFAVAAAVLPWIVRGRWLTLDLVGASTWAAALGASAFAIADAIGAPEPRNAVLASVVAGALAVAIPRIRGAGVVEP from the coding sequence ATGGAGATCACGGATGAGCTCCCGGCGACCCTGTCGGCCGACCTCGTCCTGAACCGATACCGGCTCGGCCAGCGGCTCGGCGCGGGTGGGTTCGGCACGGTCTACGCCGCCACCGACGAGCGGCTGCAGCGCGCCGTGGCGGTCAAGGTGATCCCGTCCGGCGGCGGCGGCGATCCCACGCGCGCTCAGCGCGAGGCCCTGGCCGCCGGCCGGCTCGACCACCCGGGTATCGTCGCGATCTTCGACGCCGGCCAGGACTCGCAGGCCCGCTACCTGGTGTCGGAGCTGGTCTACGGCCGGACCGTCGACGACCTCAGCGCCGACGGGCTGCTCAGCGACCGCGACGTGCTGCGGATCGGCCTCGCGCTGTGCAGCGCGCTCAGCCATGCGCACGAGCGCGGCGTCGTGCACCGCGACGTCAAGCCGCAGAACGTGCTCATCCCCGACGCGCCGCGCTCGGCCGCGGGCGTCGCCAAGCTCGCCGACTTCGGCGTCGCGCACCTCGCCGGCGACGAGCCGCTGACCCGCACCGGCGACGTCGTCGGCACGCTCGCCTACATGGCGCCCGAGCAGGCCGAGGGCAAGCGGATCGACCACCGCTGCGACCTCTACAGCCTCGCGCTCGTCCTCTACGAGGCGCTGGCGGGCGTCAACCCCGTGCGCGCCGGCTCGCCCGCCGCGACCGCGAAGCGCCTCGGCAGCGTGCTGCCACCGCTCAAGCGCGCCCGCAAGGACCTGCCGCCCGAGCTGTGCGCGGCGATCGACCGCGCGCTGCGTCCCAAGCCCGCCGAGCGCGGGACGCTCGACGAGCTGGCCGACGCGCTCTCCGACACCCTCGACGACGTCTCCGACGAGGGCGGCACCGTCGCCCTGCCGTACGACGACACGGCGCTCGAGCTCCCGCGCGGTGTGGCCCGCGGGCTCGCCGCCGCGGCCGCCGGCGGGCTGTGCGCCGGCGCGCTGGCGTGGGCGGAGCAGCCGGTCCTCCCGGCGTTGGCCGCGGTCGCCGCGGTCGCCTTGCTCCCGCGCCTGGGCTGGCTCGTCGTCGCCGCGGCCACGCTCGCCACGCTGTCGGTCGAACGGCCGGGAGCGGCGCTGCTGGCCGGGCTCGCGCTCGTGCCCGTCCCCGCGCTGCTGCGCCGCCATGGCACCACCTGGACGCTGCCCGCGGCCGCCCCGCTGCTGGGCCTCGCGACGCTGGCGCTCGCCTATCCCGCCCTGGCCGGCCGCGCACGCACGTGGTTCGCCCGGGCGGCGCTCGGCGCGCTCGGCGCCTGGTGGACCCTGCTCGCGGCGCCGCTGGTCGAGCGCGACCTGCTCGCGGGTCCGCCCGAGCGGACCCCGGCGACCGTCGAGCAGGCGGCCGACCGGGTGCTCGGCCCGCTGCTCGAGAGCGGAGCGCTCCTCTACGCGGCGCTGTTCGCGGTCGCCGCCGCCGTCCTGCCCTGGATCGTGCGCGGCCGCTGGTTGACGCTCGATCTCGTCGGAGCATCCACCTGGGCCGCCGCGCTGGGGGCGTCGGCGTTCGCCATAGCGGACGCGATCGGCGCTCCAGAGCCACGCAACGCCGTGCTCGCGAGCGTCGTCGCCGGGGCTCTGGCGGTCGCGATCCCCCGCATTCGGGGGGCCGGGGTGGTGGAGCCGTGA
- a CDS encoding FHA domain-containing protein translates to MELEPISVALKFGFLAVLYLFLLWVARSALKDLRRGTEPGYVGPSADYDEGATGMYSASTPMARDIGRPKLRVDTAAGLAPGSAYDLSEGALLGRGDQADIRLEDGFASSKHARLTPQGDVMVLEDLGSTNGTYLNEEPLRGPQPLHAGDKIRIGDSVFSYER, encoded by the coding sequence ATGGAGCTCGAGCCGATCTCCGTCGCCCTCAAGTTCGGCTTCCTCGCCGTGCTGTACCTGTTCCTGCTGTGGGTCGCCCGCTCGGCGCTGAAGGACCTGCGGCGCGGCACCGAGCCGGGGTACGTCGGTCCGAGCGCGGACTACGACGAGGGCGCGACCGGCATGTACAGCGCGTCCACGCCGATGGCCCGCGACATCGGCCGGCCCAAGCTGCGGGTCGACACCGCGGCGGGCCTGGCGCCCGGCTCCGCCTATGATCTCAGCGAGGGAGCGCTGCTCGGTCGTGGGGACCAGGCGGACATCCGGCTCGAGGACGGATTCGCGTCTTCAAAGCACGCGCGGCTGACCCCGCAGGGAGATGTGATGGTCTTGGAGGATCTCGGATCCACGAACGGCACGTATCTCAATGAGGAGCCGCTCCGCGGGCCTCAGCCCCTGCACGCCGGGGACAAGATCCGGATCGGCGACAGCGTGTTCTCCTACGAGCGGTGA
- the pheA gene encoding prephenate dehydratase, with product MRVAYLGPPGTNSDEALRAAAPDAEGVPLATLRDVVLAVQERRIERALVPIENALEGGVDPVLDCLALEAHDVSLVGEVVHPVSYCLAAGRQLALDEVTMVLSHPQALGQCQHWIAAHLPQASVVPTASTADAVREVAADATGTRVAIGPRLAARHYGAITLAEDLEDDAGNATRFGWLAPTDAAPDPPAGGPAKTMLVFWGAGSASPGWLVSCLAVFAFAGVNLVRIESRPLRRKMGEYMFFLDLEGSTGSASVGSAVADLHKHAEVVRVLGSFGT from the coding sequence TTGAGAGTCGCGTATCTCGGCCCGCCCGGGACGAACAGCGACGAGGCACTACGCGCGGCGGCGCCCGACGCGGAGGGCGTTCCGCTGGCGACGCTGCGCGACGTCGTGCTCGCGGTGCAGGAGCGGCGGATCGAGCGGGCGCTGGTGCCGATCGAGAACGCGCTCGAGGGCGGGGTGGACCCGGTCCTGGACTGCCTCGCGCTCGAGGCGCACGACGTGTCGCTGGTCGGCGAGGTCGTGCACCCGGTGTCCTACTGCCTGGCCGCCGGCCGGCAGCTCGCGCTGGACGAGGTGACGATGGTGCTCTCGCACCCGCAGGCGCTGGGCCAGTGCCAGCACTGGATCGCCGCCCACCTTCCGCAGGCCTCGGTGGTGCCGACGGCATCGACGGCGGACGCGGTCCGCGAGGTCGCGGCCGACGCGACGGGCACGCGCGTGGCGATCGGGCCGCGGCTCGCGGCCCGGCACTATGGCGCGATCACGCTCGCCGAGGACCTCGAGGACGATGCGGGCAACGCCACCCGCTTCGGCTGGCTGGCGCCGACGGACGCCGCGCCCGATCCCCCCGCGGGCGGGCCGGCCAAGACGATGCTGGTGTTCTGGGGCGCCGGGTCGGCGTCCCCCGGCTGGCTCGTCTCGTGCCTCGCGGTGTTCGCGTTCGCCGGCGTGAACCTCGTCCGGATCGAGTCGCGGCCGTTGCGCCGGAAGATGGGCGAGTACATGTTCTTCCTCGACCTCGAGGGGTCCACCGGGAGTGCCTCCGTGGGATCCGCCGTCGCAGATCTCCATAAGCACGCCGAGGTGGTTCGAGTCCTCGGCTCCTTCGGCACCTGA
- a CDS encoding DUF4446 family protein has product MSEFSDGPGIVALAAAGVALVALVWLLVLSLRFRRLRGAQRLVLGEHGQQDLVAHASELQAAFAALHARVDEVSEHLAERMAAAEDRLDGAIAYRALVRYDAYNEMSGHQSTTLALLDADHNGVVMSSIVHRDSARLYCKQVHGGRGEHQLSPEEEEAVRLALAGEVGSVMLETH; this is encoded by the coding sequence GTGTCGGAGTTCTCGGACGGGCCAGGCATCGTCGCGCTTGCCGCCGCGGGCGTGGCCCTGGTGGCGCTGGTCTGGCTGCTGGTGCTCAGCCTGCGCTTCCGGCGGCTGCGCGGGGCCCAGCGGCTGGTGCTGGGCGAGCACGGCCAGCAGGACCTCGTCGCCCACGCGAGCGAGCTGCAGGCCGCCTTCGCGGCGCTGCACGCCCGCGTGGACGAGGTCTCCGAGCACCTCGCCGAGCGGATGGCCGCGGCCGAGGACCGGCTGGACGGCGCGATCGCTTACCGCGCGCTCGTGCGCTATGACGCCTACAACGAGATGTCCGGCCACCAGTCCACGACGCTCGCGCTGCTCGACGCCGACCACAATGGCGTGGTGATGTCCTCGATCGTGCACCGCGACTCCGCGCGCCTGTACTGCAAGCAGGTCCACGGCGGCCGCGGGGAGCACCAGCTCTCACCCGAAGAGGAGGAGGCGGTGCGCCTCGCGCTCGCCGGCGAGGTCGGATCCGTGATGCTGGAGACACATTGA
- a CDS encoding HNH endonuclease, protein MLVLNATYEPINVCTVRRATVLLLKDKAEVVEVGSVDLHWATGSLPRPVVIRLVTYVRVPRDSHKRKITRRAVFARDGWMCQYCGARTSLTVDHVIPRSKGGGSGWDNIVAACAPCNRRKADRLPHQIHMHPRTKPHTPGAHIFIQLASPTIPATWRQYLPQAA, encoded by the coding sequence GTGCTGGTGCTCAACGCCACGTATGAGCCCATCAACGTGTGCACGGTGCGTCGTGCCACGGTGCTTCTCCTCAAGGACAAGGCCGAGGTCGTCGAGGTCGGCTCCGTCGACCTGCACTGGGCCACCGGCTCCCTGCCGCGGCCGGTCGTCATCCGCCTGGTCACGTACGTCCGCGTCCCGCGGGACTCGCACAAGCGCAAGATCACACGCCGCGCGGTGTTCGCCCGCGACGGCTGGATGTGCCAGTACTGCGGCGCCCGCACGAGCCTGACGGTCGACCACGTGATCCCACGCTCCAAGGGCGGCGGGTCCGGCTGGGACAACATCGTCGCCGCGTGCGCGCCGTGCAACCGCCGCAAGGCCGACCGCCTGCCGCACCAGATCCACATGCACCCGCGGACGAAGCCGCACACGCCGGGCGCCCACATCTTCATCCAGCTGGCCTCGCCGACGATCCCGGCGACCTGGCGTCAGTACCTCCCGCAGGCCGCCTGA